Within the Candidatus Cloacimonadota bacterium genome, the region TGTGATGATGATTCTAAAGCATACTTAATCAACATTAGAAATGAAAGTGAATTTTGTCTTCAAAATATCTCAATCGAAATGGAAACATTTAACAAAGAATTGCCTGATTCCGTATTTATCGATAGTATGTCTACCCAATTAGAATCTGAAACATTTAAATTCATTTTTGATAGAATGTCAGATAACTGCGGTTGTTCCAGAACAGGAAGTCCTTTTCTTGCTGCTTTTCAAGGAATTTATACTCAACACGATAGTCTAAAATATTTTGATATTGTCATGGACGGAAGAGATTCTGATTTTGTAACAGTTGTAATTGATAATGAATCGTATTTTGTTGAAGAAAATTAGTTAAAATATAGTTTTCCTTCGTGTAATTCGTGAAATTCGTGGATAGATTTTCTAAAATCTCGCAGCCAACCCCACAAACGGATTCTCAACCTTCTCATGTCCAATCGTTGTTTCCGGTCCGTGTCCCGGTAAAACGATTGTATCATCAGGTAAGATAAACAACTTTTTTTGGATCGATCTTTTTATCTCCTCGAAATTTCCACCTGGAAGATCTGTTCTCCCAATACTTTCACAGAAAATCGTATCTCCGGAAAATAAGAGATTATCCACATAAAGACAAATCCCGCCTTTTGTATGACCGGGAGTGTGAATTATTTTTATTTCCATATTTCCAAGTTTGATAATCCCGCCTTCTTCCAGAATTATATCTGTTTTAGGAGAAACAAGATTGAATCCGATCGAACTGCTGAAATTCAGATGCGGATCAGTCAGCATTTTCGCATCATCCCGGTGAATGCATAATTGAGTTTTGAAATTATCTTTCAGCAGTTTATTTCCGGCAATATGATCTCCGTGTCCGTGTGTATTAACGACAAATTTCAGATTCAGCCCTTTTCTTTGAATTTCCTGAATTAGAATTTTATCCGGTGCTGCCGGATCGATCATGATCGCTTCCTTCGAGTCTTCATCCCAGACAAGATAAGTGTTTGTTCCATAAGTTGGAAGAACATTAAATATTTTGTATTGCATTTATACTCCTTTTTTAACACAGAGCACACGAAG harbors:
- a CDS encoding MBL fold metallo-hydrolase; the encoded protein is MQYKIFNVLPTYGTNTYLVWDEDSKEAIMIDPAAPDKILIQEIQRKGLNLKFVVNTHGHGDHIAGNKLLKDNFKTQLCIHRDDAKMLTDPHLNFSSSIGFNLVSPKTDIILEEGGIIKLGNMEIKIIHTPGHTKGGICLYVDNLLFSGDTIFCESIGRTDLPGGNFEEIKRSIQKKLFILPDDTIVLPGHGPETTIGHEKVENPFVGLAARF